In Canis lupus dingo isolate Sandy chromosome 1, ASM325472v2, whole genome shotgun sequence, a single genomic region encodes these proteins:
- the LOC112644923 gene encoding zinc finger protein OZF-like isoform X3: MTLDQRTHAQLRPYTCRKQISFIANLHQHGKQHSGEKLLKWASCMKSCRFPVSGKSFTCGEVDKDFLANSGEHQHQDICNGKKPHSCTVCGEAIHSEKSCYSWCKCKKTFSHKYTLTEHLSVHNGERPYECSECGKSFTRRFNLSQHQKVHTGERPYKCNECGKFFTHISSFIQHQRIHTGAKPYKCSRCGKFFGQSSSLIVHKRVHTGEKPYECSECGKSFSQSSSLIKHQRVHTGVRPYECGECGKCFGDTSTLIKHRRVHTGEKPYECRECGKFFSQSSGLIQHQRVHTGERPYNCRICGKSFTRNSDLIEHKRVHTGEWPHECKACGEFFSDTQFAQHEKIHIRKRPHECNICAKAFSRRYNLIRHQKVHDLTERPYMCSKCGNVFKQWSALIQHQKVHNADGLYECNECGKAFSRRCNLIRHKKVHTGERPYGCSECGKAFSRKSHLIRHQRVHTAKP; this comes from the coding sequence ATGACTCTTGATCAAAGAACACATGCCCAATTGAGACCATACACATGTAGAAAACAAATTAGTTTCATTGCAAACCTTCATCAGCATGGGAAGCAGCACAGTGGAGAGAAACTTTTGAAATGGGCTTCATGTATGAAGAGCTGCAGGTTCCCTGTGTCAGGGAAATCCTTTACCTGTGGGGAAGTTGATAAGGACTTCCTCGCCAATTCAGGTGAGCACCAGCACCAGGATATTTGTAATGGGAAGAAACCACACAGTTGCACTGTGTGTGGGGAAGCTATTCACAGTGAGAAAAGCTGTTACAGTTGGTGCAAATGCAAGAAAACCTTCAGCCACAAATACACTCTTACTGAACACCTGAGTGTCCACAatggagaaaggccttatgagtgcagtgaatgtgggaaatccttcACCCGAAGGTTTAACCTCTCTCAGCATCAGAAAGtccacactggagaaaggccCTATAAATGCAATGAATGTGGAAAATTCTTCACCCACATCTCCAGTTTCATTCAACaccagagaattcacactgggGCGAAACCTTATAAATGCAGCAGATGTGGGAAATTCTTTGGCCAAAGTTCCAGCCTTATTGTACACAagagagttcacactggagaaaagccttatgagtgcagtgaatgtgggaaatcctttaGCCAAAGCTCCAGTCTCATTAAACATcagagagttcacactggagTGAGGCCTTATGAGTGTGGCGAATGTGGAAAATGTTTTGGTGACACCTCCACCCTCATTAAACACCGtagagttcacactggagaaaagcctTATGAGTGCAGGGAATGTGGGAAATTTTTTAGCCAAAGTTCTGGCCTCATTCAACACcagagagttcacactggagaaagacCTTATAACTGCAGGATATGTGGAAAATCCTTTACCCGCAATTCTGACCTCATTGAACACAAAAGAGTTCACACTGGAGAGTGGCCTCACGAGTGCAAGGCATGTGGAGAATTCTTTAGTGACACCCAATTTGCTCAACACGAAAAAATTCACATCAGGAAAAGGCCTCATGAGTGCAACATATGTGCAAAAGCCTTCAGCCGAAGGTATAACCTCATTCGACACCAGAAAGTTCACGACCTCACAGAAAGGCCGTATATGTGCAGCAAATGTGGGAATGTCTTCAAACAGTGGTCTGCGCTGATTCAGCACCAGAAAGTTCACAATGCAGATGGGCTTTATGAgtgcaatgaatgtgggaaagcctttagccGAAGGTGTAACCTCATCCGACACAAAAAAGTCCACACTGGAGAGAGACCTTATgggtgcagtgaatgtgggaaagccttcagccgAAAGTCTCACCTCATCAGGCACCAGAGAGTTCACACAGCAAAGCCATAG
- the LOC112644923 gene encoding zinc finger protein OZF-like isoform X2: MCRVPLAEGYWHGAEDEEAPSEQDASVEVSQVRTHHVGPYPKKTHPCGICFLVLKDILGMTLDQRTHAQLRPYTCRKQISFIANLHQHGKQHSGEKLLKWASCMKSCRFPVSGKSFTCGEVDKDFLANSGEHQHQDICNGKKPHSCTVCGEAIHSEKSCYSWCKCKKTFSHKYTLTEHLSVHNGERPYECSECGKSFTRRFNLSQHQKVHTGERPYKCNECGKFFTHISSFIQHQRIHTGAKPYKCSRCGKFFGQSSSLIVHKRVHTGEKPYECSECGKSFSQSSSLIKHQRVHTGVRPYECGECGKCFGDTSTLIKHRRVHTGEKPYECRECGKFFSQSSGLIQHQRVHTGERPYNCRICGKSFTRNSDLIEHKRVHTGEWPHECKACGEFFSDTQFAQHEKIHIRKRPHECNICAKAFSRRYNLIRHQKVHDLTERPYMCSKCGNVFKQWSALIQHQKVHNADGLYECNECGKAFSRRCNLIRHKKVHTGERPYGCSECGKAFSRKSHLIRHQRVHTAKP; this comes from the exons ATGTGCAGAGTGCCTCTGGCAGAAG GTTATTGGCATGGAGCAGAGGATGAGGAGGCACCTTCTGAGCAGGATGCTTCTGTAGAAGTGTCGCAGGTTAGGACTCACCATGTAGGCCCATATCCCAAGAAGACACACCCCTGTGGGATATGTTTTCTGGTCTTAAAAGACATTTTGGGCATGACTCTTGATCAAAGAACACATGCCCAATTGAGACCATACACATGTAGAAAACAAATTAGTTTCATTGCAAACCTTCATCAGCATGGGAAGCAGCACAGTGGAGAGAAACTTTTGAAATGGGCTTCATGTATGAAGAGCTGCAGGTTCCCTGTGTCAGGGAAATCCTTTACCTGTGGGGAAGTTGATAAGGACTTCCTCGCCAATTCAGGTGAGCACCAGCACCAGGATATTTGTAATGGGAAGAAACCACACAGTTGCACTGTGTGTGGGGAAGCTATTCACAGTGAGAAAAGCTGTTACAGTTGGTGCAAATGCAAGAAAACCTTCAGCCACAAATACACTCTTACTGAACACCTGAGTGTCCACAatggagaaaggccttatgagtgcagtgaatgtgggaaatccttcACCCGAAGGTTTAACCTCTCTCAGCATCAGAAAGtccacactggagaaaggccCTATAAATGCAATGAATGTGGAAAATTCTTCACCCACATCTCCAGTTTCATTCAACaccagagaattcacactgggGCGAAACCTTATAAATGCAGCAGATGTGGGAAATTCTTTGGCCAAAGTTCCAGCCTTATTGTACACAagagagttcacactggagaaaagccttatgagtgcagtgaatgtgggaaatcctttaGCCAAAGCTCCAGTCTCATTAAACATcagagagttcacactggagTGAGGCCTTATGAGTGTGGCGAATGTGGAAAATGTTTTGGTGACACCTCCACCCTCATTAAACACCGtagagttcacactggagaaaagcctTATGAGTGCAGGGAATGTGGGAAATTTTTTAGCCAAAGTTCTGGCCTCATTCAACACcagagagttcacactggagaaagacCTTATAACTGCAGGATATGTGGAAAATCCTTTACCCGCAATTCTGACCTCATTGAACACAAAAGAGTTCACACTGGAGAGTGGCCTCACGAGTGCAAGGCATGTGGAGAATTCTTTAGTGACACCCAATTTGCTCAACACGAAAAAATTCACATCAGGAAAAGGCCTCATGAGTGCAACATATGTGCAAAAGCCTTCAGCCGAAGGTATAACCTCATTCGACACCAGAAAGTTCACGACCTCACAGAAAGGCCGTATATGTGCAGCAAATGTGGGAATGTCTTCAAACAGTGGTCTGCGCTGATTCAGCACCAGAAAGTTCACAATGCAGATGGGCTTTATGAgtgcaatgaatgtgggaaagcctttagccGAAGGTGTAACCTCATCCGACACAAAAAAGTCCACACTGGAGAGAGACCTTATgggtgcagtgaatgtgggaaagccttcagccgAAAGTCTCACCTCATCAGGCACCAGAGAGTTCACACAGCAAAGCCATAG
- the LOC112644921 gene encoding zinc finger protein 883-like, with amino-acid sequence MATARLKYLAQGHVTFEDVAVYFSKEEWRLLDEAQRHLYCNVMLENLALIASLGCWHGVNAEEAFFEQCVFVERVPQARTSDPGRSIPKVHSCNMCVSVEKDILYLAEHKGTHAGLKPCTCGPCGKLCLFSSYLQQHQKQNHGEKDLEREESRALFMKNKILVSDSIFTCGEAEDVSLGTVGLVQHQTIPSREHPQRGKGRSAVSHTLQGQHSEHGQASHKKVKYTEQQSAHTGESLHKCSQCEKSFIYKKRLLEHQRIHTGGKPHECSKCGKFFKYKSSLNQHWKVHTGDRPHKCSECGKSFIYKSRLLEHQRIHTRERPYKCNECGKSFIYKKRLLEHQRIHIGERLYKCSECGKSFFYKRILLRHQRIHTGGKPYECNECGKFFRHRPSLIHHWKVHTRERPYKCNECGKSFIHKRRLLDHQRIHTGERPYKCNECEKSFFYKRILLEHQRIHTGEKPYKCNECGKFLRHKSSLNHHWKVHTGERPHKCSECGKAFIYKKRLLEHQRIHTGERLYKCSECEKSFVYKSRLLEHQRIHTGEKPFECSKCGKFFRHSSTLFKHQKVHTGKSRLSAVNVEIFHPQKNISFVPENPYRRKVSHVANMRKPS; translated from the exons tgatgaggctcagagacaccTGTACTGCAACGTGATGCTGGAGAACTTGGCACTTATAGCCTCTCTGG GTTGTTGGCATGGGGTAAACGCTGAGGAAGCTTTTTTTGAGCAGTGTGTTTTTGTGGAAAGAGTGCCACAGGCCAGAACTTCAGATCCAGGCCGATCTATCCCAAAGGTTCATTCCTGCAATATGTGTGTCTCAGTGGAGAAAGACATCTTGTACCTGGCTGAACACAAAGGAACTCACGCTGGCCTGAAACCATGCACTTGTGGGCCTTGTGGAAAACTGTGCTTATTCAGTTCATACCTACAGCAGCACCAGAAGCAGAACCATGGAGAGAAGGATCTTGAAAGGGAAGAGAGCAGGGCTTTGTTCATGAAGAACAAAATCCTTGTGTCAGACAGTATTTTCACCTGTGGAGAGGCTGAGGATGTTTCCTTGGGGACTGTGGGCCTTGTCCAGCACCAGACCATCCCCAGCAGAGAGCATCCACAgagaggcaaggggagaagcgCAGTGTCTCACACTCTGCAAGGGCAACACAGTGAACATGGGCAAGCCTCCCACAAAAAGGTTAAATACACAGAGCAGCAGAGTGCTCACACTGGAGAAAGCCTTCATAAGTGCAGTCAATGTGAAAAGTCTTTCATCTACAAAAAAAGACTTCTTGAGCACCAGAGAATCCACACTGGAGGAAAGCCTCATGAGTGTAGCAAATGTGGGAAATTCTTTAAGTACAAATCTAGTCTTAATCAACACTGGAAAGTTCACACTGGAGATAGGCCTCAtaagtgcagtgaatgtgggaagtccttcatctataaaagtaGACTTCTTGAGCACCAGAGAATTCATACTAGAGAAAGACCTTATAAGTGCAATGAATGTGGAAAgtccttcatctataaaaagagaCTTCTTGAGCACCAGAGAATCCACATTGGAGAAAGGCTTTAtaagtgcagtgaatgtgggaagtcTTTCTTCTACAAAAGAATACTTCTAAGGCACCAGAGAATCCACACTGGAGGAAAGCCTTATgagtgtaatgaatgtgggaaatttTTTAGACACAGACCCAGTCTTATTCATCACTGGAAAGTTCACACTAGAGAAAGGCCTTATAAATGCAATGAATGTGGGAAGTCCTTCATCCATAAAAGGAGACTTCTTGATCACCAGAGAAtccacactggagaaaggccttataAGTGCAATGAATGTGAAAAGTCCTTCTTCTATAAAAGAATACTTCTTGAGCACCAGAGAATCCATACTGGAGAAAAGCCTTACAAGTGTAACGAATGTGGGAAGTTCTTGAGACACAAATCTAGTCTTAATCATCACTGGaaagttcacactggagaaaggcctcataagtgcagtgaatgtggaaaggccttcatctataaaaagagaCTTCTTGAACACCAGAGAATCCACACTGGAGAAAGACTTTATAAGTGCAGTGAATGTGAAAAGTCCTTTGTCTACAAAAGCAGACTTCTTGAGCACCAGAGAATCCACACTGGAGAAAAGCCTTTTGAGTGCAGCAAATGTGGGAAGTTCTTCAGACACAGCTCCACCCTCTTTAAACACCAGAAAGTCCACACTGGCAAAAGCCGTCTCAGTGCAGTAAATGTGGAAATCTTTCAtccacagaaaaatatttcttttgtaccAGAAAATCCATATCGGAGAAAAGTTTCTCATGTAGCAAACATGAGAAAACcttcataa
- the LOC112644923 gene encoding zinc finger protein OZF-like isoform X1 translates to MAAAAPRVPAQDSVTFEDVAVYFSWEEWGLLDEAQRHLYHDVMLENFALVTTLGYWHGAEDEEAPSEQDASVEVSQVRTHHVGPYPKKTHPCGICFLVLKDILGMTLDQRTHAQLRPYTCRKQISFIANLHQHGKQHSGEKLLKWASCMKSCRFPVSGKSFTCGEVDKDFLANSGEHQHQDICNGKKPHSCTVCGEAIHSEKSCYSWCKCKKTFSHKYTLTEHLSVHNGERPYECSECGKSFTRRFNLSQHQKVHTGERPYKCNECGKFFTHISSFIQHQRIHTGAKPYKCSRCGKFFGQSSSLIVHKRVHTGEKPYECSECGKSFSQSSSLIKHQRVHTGVRPYECGECGKCFGDTSTLIKHRRVHTGEKPYECRECGKFFSQSSGLIQHQRVHTGERPYNCRICGKSFTRNSDLIEHKRVHTGEWPHECKACGEFFSDTQFAQHEKIHIRKRPHECNICAKAFSRRYNLIRHQKVHDLTERPYMCSKCGNVFKQWSALIQHQKVHNADGLYECNECGKAFSRRCNLIRHKKVHTGERPYGCSECGKAFSRKSHLIRHQRVHTAKP, encoded by the exons ATGGCGGCGGCCGCGCCCAGGGTCCCGGCACAG GACAGTGTGACATTTGAAGACGTGGCTGTGTACTTCTCCTGGGAAGAATGGGGTCTCCTtgatgaggctcagagacactTATACCAcgatgtgatgctggagaacttTGCACTTGTGACCACCCTGG GTTATTGGCATGGAGCAGAGGATGAGGAGGCACCTTCTGAGCAGGATGCTTCTGTAGAAGTGTCGCAGGTTAGGACTCACCATGTAGGCCCATATCCCAAGAAGACACACCCCTGTGGGATATGTTTTCTGGTCTTAAAAGACATTTTGGGCATGACTCTTGATCAAAGAACACATGCCCAATTGAGACCATACACATGTAGAAAACAAATTAGTTTCATTGCAAACCTTCATCAGCATGGGAAGCAGCACAGTGGAGAGAAACTTTTGAAATGGGCTTCATGTATGAAGAGCTGCAGGTTCCCTGTGTCAGGGAAATCCTTTACCTGTGGGGAAGTTGATAAGGACTTCCTCGCCAATTCAGGTGAGCACCAGCACCAGGATATTTGTAATGGGAAGAAACCACACAGTTGCACTGTGTGTGGGGAAGCTATTCACAGTGAGAAAAGCTGTTACAGTTGGTGCAAATGCAAGAAAACCTTCAGCCACAAATACACTCTTACTGAACACCTGAGTGTCCACAatggagaaaggccttatgagtgcagtgaatgtgggaaatccttcACCCGAAGGTTTAACCTCTCTCAGCATCAGAAAGtccacactggagaaaggccCTATAAATGCAATGAATGTGGAAAATTCTTCACCCACATCTCCAGTTTCATTCAACaccagagaattcacactgggGCGAAACCTTATAAATGCAGCAGATGTGGGAAATTCTTTGGCCAAAGTTCCAGCCTTATTGTACACAagagagttcacactggagaaaagccttatgagtgcagtgaatgtgggaaatcctttaGCCAAAGCTCCAGTCTCATTAAACATcagagagttcacactggagTGAGGCCTTATGAGTGTGGCGAATGTGGAAAATGTTTTGGTGACACCTCCACCCTCATTAAACACCGtagagttcacactggagaaaagcctTATGAGTGCAGGGAATGTGGGAAATTTTTTAGCCAAAGTTCTGGCCTCATTCAACACcagagagttcacactggagaaagacCTTATAACTGCAGGATATGTGGAAAATCCTTTACCCGCAATTCTGACCTCATTGAACACAAAAGAGTTCACACTGGAGAGTGGCCTCACGAGTGCAAGGCATGTGGAGAATTCTTTAGTGACACCCAATTTGCTCAACACGAAAAAATTCACATCAGGAAAAGGCCTCATGAGTGCAACATATGTGCAAAAGCCTTCAGCCGAAGGTATAACCTCATTCGACACCAGAAAGTTCACGACCTCACAGAAAGGCCGTATATGTGCAGCAAATGTGGGAATGTCTTCAAACAGTGGTCTGCGCTGATTCAGCACCAGAAAGTTCACAATGCAGATGGGCTTTATGAgtgcaatgaatgtgggaaagcctttagccGAAGGTGTAACCTCATCCGACACAAAAAAGTCCACACTGGAGAGAGACCTTATgggtgcagtgaatgtgggaaagccttcagccgAAAGTCTCACCTCATCAGGCACCAGAGAGTTCACACAGCAAAGCCATAG